A single genomic interval of Bradyrhizobium sp. AZCC 1693 harbors:
- a CDS encoding glycosyltransferase — MTSTLTLALRARNANRIKPRYQICLIHPFDPRGEKVGGLETYIRDFITFHPVDTDILFIGVDSTGELELGRLHRLTFRGRGFDFLPILHYSDQQAREAARSIRTSLTGQFFMALLRHFGPIAKLIRARRCSVDLRRVEFSWLPAILRLPFVQMLHGEGAPKLQMDSLLRKYAFVHNTGERFAVAMSEKFLCVNPFITERLQQTYPRRKDKIDTLWTWVNTDIFKPQLWPLNSSPFQIVFAGRLDEFKDPPLMFRTIDRLRQRLNGDVRFHYIGTSDPHRFEEFAAIEDITVRHGFKDAAGMAETLASAHAGILTSEFEGMPRCVLETLAVGRPVVAMHLPQLEPVIHAGVSGYLVARGGSRDDMTEALAQRFVDIRTAIEAGAMNPVHIAESIRAFTPGTQLARVFRYHQEIQDARGLAAAAPTY, encoded by the coding sequence ATGACTTCAACATTGACCCTGGCGCTGCGGGCGCGAAATGCCAACCGGATCAAGCCGCGTTACCAGATCTGCCTGATCCATCCGTTCGATCCGCGCGGTGAAAAGGTCGGCGGCCTCGAAACATACATCCGCGACTTCATTACCTTCCATCCTGTTGATACCGACATCCTCTTCATCGGCGTCGACTCCACAGGCGAGCTGGAGCTCGGACGGTTGCACCGGCTGACGTTCCGCGGCCGCGGCTTCGACTTCCTGCCCATCCTGCACTATTCGGATCAGCAGGCGCGCGAAGCGGCCCGCAGTATCCGCACCTCGCTCACCGGGCAATTCTTCATGGCGCTGCTCCGCCACTTCGGCCCGATCGCAAAACTGATCCGCGCCAGGCGGTGCTCGGTCGATTTGCGGCGGGTCGAATTTTCGTGGCTGCCGGCAATCCTGCGGCTTCCCTTCGTGCAGATGCTTCACGGCGAGGGCGCGCCGAAACTGCAGATGGATTCGCTGCTGCGGAAATACGCCTTCGTCCACAATACCGGTGAGCGGTTCGCCGTCGCCATGAGCGAGAAGTTCCTTTGCGTCAATCCGTTCATCACCGAGCGGCTGCAGCAGACCTATCCGCGCCGCAAGGACAAGATCGACACGCTCTGGACATGGGTCAACACTGATATCTTCAAGCCGCAGCTCTGGCCGCTGAACTCCTCGCCGTTCCAGATCGTGTTCGCGGGCCGGCTCGATGAGTTCAAGGATCCGCCGCTGATGTTTCGCACCATCGATCGCCTGCGGCAGCGATTGAACGGCGATGTGAGATTTCACTACATCGGCACCAGCGACCCGCACCGGTTCGAGGAATTCGCCGCCATCGAAGACATCACCGTGCGCCACGGCTTCAAGGATGCCGCCGGCATGGCGGAGACGCTGGCGAGCGCACATGCCGGCATCCTGACCTCCGAGTTCGAAGGCATGCCGCGTTGCGTGCTGGAAACCCTGGCGGTGGGCCGGCCCGTCGTCGCCATGCACCTGCCACAGCTCGAACCCGTGATCCACGCCGGCGTCAGCGGCTATCTCGTGGCGCGGGGCGGCAGCCGCGACGACATGACTGAGGCGCTCGCGCAACGGTTCGTCGATATCCGGACGGCCATCGAAGCGGGCGCGATGAATCCGGTGCACATCGCCGAGTCCATCAGGGCGTTCACACCGGGCACCCAGCTCGCGCGGGTGTTCCGCTATCATCAGGAAATCCAGGATGCGCGCGGACTTGCCGCCGCGGCGCCGACCTATTGA
- a CDS encoding helix-turn-helix domain-containing protein, producing the protein MSKTGTTRVTVKPGEPLPRGDTDWARLDAMTDEEVVAAALSDPDAQPLTPEQLAGMRRVSRVKVLRQRLGMTQVEFSEAFHLPITTLRDWEQQRSTPDAPARALLLAIERDPELMRRLLADRAA; encoded by the coding sequence ATGAGCAAGACCGGTACTACGCGGGTAACCGTGAAGCCTGGTGAACCGCTGCCGCGGGGCGATACCGATTGGGCGCGTCTCGATGCCATGACTGATGAAGAGGTCGTGGCCGCAGCGCTGTCTGATCCGGATGCGCAACCTCTCACTCCCGAGCAACTGGCAGGGATGCGCCGAGTGTCACGCGTCAAGGTGCTGCGGCAGCGTCTCGGAATGACTCAGGTGGAATTTTCTGAAGCGTTCCACCTGCCCATTACGACTTTGCGCGATTGGGAGCAGCAACGAAGCACACCCGATGCGCCGGCGCGCGCGTTGTTGTTGGCAATTGAACGCGATCCCGAACTCATGCGGCGATTGCTCGCGGATAGGGCAGCGTAG
- a CDS encoding class I SAM-dependent methyltransferase produces MVGAQPVLIDFAVSIFERGTYDAENGSVLQRDVSRRSIGSRLHRITFGGNPVAVSNSTKFVDLLKQESRRPVVLVVGGGTIGLGADELYQDDSIELVGTDVYASPHTVLVADAHKLPFEDGVFDGVWVQAVLEHVLEPATVVAELHRVLRREGLVYAETPFMQQVHERAYDFSRFTQSGHRWLFRRFSEISAGPVGGAGVALAWSIRYFSRALGAGNKLSRLIVLPFFWIRYLDAFGRGRAAADAASGFFFLGRRAEQAMDPHAMPEYYNRQK; encoded by the coding sequence ATGGTCGGTGCGCAACCGGTGCTGATCGATTTTGCGGTCAGCATCTTTGAGCGTGGAACGTACGATGCCGAGAACGGCTCCGTGCTGCAGCGGGACGTCAGCCGCCGTTCCATCGGGTCGCGGCTGCATCGCATTACCTTCGGGGGTAATCCGGTTGCGGTTTCCAACAGCACGAAATTCGTCGATCTGCTGAAGCAGGAGTCGCGGCGGCCTGTCGTGCTCGTGGTCGGCGGCGGGACGATCGGTTTGGGCGCAGACGAACTTTACCAGGATGACTCCATCGAGCTCGTCGGCACCGACGTCTACGCGTCGCCGCACACCGTGCTGGTAGCCGATGCGCACAAATTGCCGTTCGAAGATGGCGTGTTCGACGGTGTCTGGGTGCAGGCGGTGCTGGAACACGTGCTGGAGCCCGCCACCGTCGTTGCCGAACTGCATCGCGTGCTCCGGCGCGAGGGTCTGGTCTATGCAGAGACGCCGTTCATGCAGCAGGTGCATGAGCGGGCCTACGATTTCTCGCGCTTCACGCAGAGTGGTCACCGCTGGCTGTTCAGGCGGTTTTCCGAGATCAGCGCCGGGCCGGTCGGCGGCGCCGGCGTGGCGCTGGCATGGTCGATCCGCTATTTCTCGCGTGCGCTCGGCGCGGGCAACAAGCTGTCACGCCTGATCGTGCTGCCGTTCTTCTGGATCAGGTATCTCGATGCCTTCGGTCGCGGCCGGGCTGCGGCGGATGCCGCCAGCGGCTTCTTCTTTCTCGGGCGCAGGGCCGAGCAGGCGATGGATCCGCACGCCATGCCGGAATACTACAACCGGCAAAAATAA
- a CDS encoding glycoside hydrolase family 113, which produces MANIFDVQGFGALSEWNGQFSSASGKLAFQKIASLGSNSIELTARIWTQTGTSNSVFAEPTKTESDASLLSGFQAAHDAGLSVLFKAALSTLNGTRVSSLAPADVASFFASYKAEIVHLATVAQAGGVEMFAIGNEMSSLSGEQYRSYWIDLIAAVREVYHGELTYAAATDEALHVSFWDQLDTIGVNTYPPLTASYAPTVQDLVDAWTSVPVNPYYAAAFDHKSPVDFLHSLATTYDKPLLMTEVGYRSIDGTAIAPGSWTSNGTPDVMEQADAYNAFFQVWSAHGGSWLKGVELWQWDLNNQYSSTGYSVMGKPAETIVSQYFNGNGFVSGLTASGSPVADIIDLGRGNDVINAGLGDDIIRGGAGDDVIVGGPAGANRLTVTTVTLVGYGSVVGNVGAQAQILVNGKPVSGLLEFKPAVDPAGYQTFTVSFENPDAITSIDISLANATPGRALHIKDFLINGVAVTPADATNASSPGSFDLYVRNIHVDASSHQDWFLGASTDNDVMDGGAGDDLLAGGAGNDDIDGGDGSDAAVFAGSARDYDITIVGDRIVVSDRIANRDGSDHLVNVEFLQFADGTVEAGNLLASLSGRSSDALQVLATDGAGNIASQTVRHADGSRDVYISGIAGKDYASEHDVISANGHTVLVERFFSDGELAFRQTVNGDSSVDSASNDADGHLLNFLRRFADGSFDQFTYDASGSQTGETIRHADGSRDTYSYGIAGKAYASQHVVSDPSGHSVLIEQFHADGTLALKQTVDASGVRTLVQYDQSGHIAQQTVTQVDGSYVQSSYAADGALTGETARHADGSRDIYSYGIVGKDYSSQHVVNDPAGHSVLIERFHSDGTLALKQTVDVDGARTLDKYDQAGHLVQETVTQGNGSYLQSSYAPDGALISQTTRHADGSRDVDTFGIAGQAYSARHDVFDAAGHRLATTFDNHDGSHTMTAYASGVTLTSTAASDIMNSAGGDTFVFKEAAGHDVIHGFNAGVSAGHDVIQIDSTIAADIAHLSIHVVGHDTVIDLGHDASITLTGVTSLTAGHLLFI; this is translated from the coding sequence GTGGCAAATATTTTCGACGTACAAGGCTTCGGCGCGTTGTCCGAATGGAATGGGCAATTCTCCAGCGCCTCGGGCAAACTGGCATTTCAAAAGATTGCGTCACTGGGATCGAACTCGATCGAGCTCACGGCCCGGATCTGGACACAAACCGGAACGTCCAACTCAGTCTTTGCCGAACCAACCAAGACCGAGAGCGACGCCAGCCTGCTGTCCGGCTTTCAGGCCGCGCATGACGCGGGCCTGTCGGTGCTCTTCAAGGCGGCGCTTTCGACGCTGAATGGAACCAGGGTATCCAGCTTGGCGCCGGCGGATGTCGCCAGCTTCTTCGCTTCCTACAAGGCCGAAATCGTCCATCTCGCCACCGTCGCACAGGCCGGCGGCGTCGAGATGTTTGCGATCGGAAACGAGATGAGCAGCCTGTCCGGCGAGCAATATCGCAGTTACTGGATCGATCTCATCGCGGCGGTCCGCGAGGTCTATCACGGCGAACTGACTTATGCGGCAGCAACAGACGAAGCCCTCCATGTCAGTTTTTGGGATCAGCTCGACACGATCGGCGTCAACACCTATCCGCCGTTGACGGCCAGCTACGCGCCGACGGTGCAGGACCTGGTCGACGCCTGGACCTCCGTTCCGGTCAATCCCTATTACGCAGCCGCCTTCGACCACAAATCGCCGGTCGACTTTCTCCATTCGCTTGCGACGACATACGACAAGCCGCTGCTGATGACGGAGGTCGGCTATCGCAGCATCGACGGCACCGCCATCGCGCCGGGCTCGTGGACGAGCAATGGCACACCCGACGTGATGGAGCAGGCGGACGCCTACAACGCCTTCTTCCAGGTCTGGTCCGCCCATGGCGGCAGTTGGCTGAAAGGCGTCGAACTCTGGCAATGGGATCTCAACAACCAGTATTCGAGCACGGGCTATTCCGTGATGGGAAAGCCGGCCGAGACAATCGTCTCGCAGTACTTTAACGGCAACGGTTTCGTATCCGGCCTCACCGCGTCGGGATCACCGGTCGCCGACATCATCGATCTCGGCCGCGGTAACGACGTCATCAACGCCGGCCTGGGCGACGACATCATTCGCGGCGGCGCCGGGGATGACGTCATTGTCGGCGGGCCCGCTGGCGCCAATCGATTGACCGTCACGACCGTTACCTTGGTGGGCTACGGCTCGGTGGTTGGGAACGTCGGCGCCCAGGCGCAGATCCTGGTCAACGGCAAGCCGGTATCCGGCTTGCTGGAATTCAAGCCGGCGGTGGATCCTGCGGGTTACCAGACTTTTACGGTCAGCTTCGAGAACCCCGACGCGATCACCAGCATCGACATCTCGCTGGCAAACGCCACGCCGGGACGCGCGCTGCACATCAAGGATTTTCTCATCAACGGCGTTGCCGTCACCCCCGCCGACGCCACCAATGCGAGTTCGCCCGGCTCGTTCGACCTTTACGTCCGCAACATCCATGTCGACGCGTCCAGTCACCAGGACTGGTTCCTTGGCGCGTCGACGGACAACGATGTGATGGATGGCGGCGCGGGCGATGATCTCCTCGCAGGCGGCGCTGGCAACGACGACATCGACGGTGGCGATGGAAGCGATGCGGCGGTATTCGCGGGCAGTGCCCGTGACTACGACATCACTATCGTCGGCGATCGGATCGTGGTGAGCGACCGGATCGCCAACCGCGACGGCAGTGATCATCTCGTGAACGTCGAGTTTCTCCAGTTCGCCGACGGCACCGTCGAAGCCGGCAATCTGCTCGCCAGTCTGTCGGGTCGTTCCAGCGATGCGCTTCAGGTGCTTGCGACCGACGGCGCCGGAAACATCGCCAGCCAGACGGTTCGCCATGCCGACGGCTCGCGCGACGTCTACATATCCGGTATCGCCGGCAAGGATTATGCGTCCGAGCATGACGTCATCAGCGCGAACGGCCATACGGTTCTTGTCGAACGCTTCTTTTCCGACGGCGAGCTTGCTTTTCGGCAAACCGTCAATGGCGATAGCTCGGTCGATAGCGCCTCCAACGATGCAGACGGTCATCTCCTCAATTTCCTGAGGCGCTTTGCCGACGGTTCGTTCGATCAGTTCACCTACGATGCGTCGGGATCGCAGACCGGCGAAACGATCCGGCATGCCGACGGCTCGCGCGACACCTATAGCTATGGCATCGCCGGCAAGGCGTACGCTTCACAGCACGTGGTCAGCGATCCTTCCGGCCACAGCGTGCTGATCGAGCAGTTCCATGCCGACGGCACGCTGGCCCTGAAGCAGACGGTCGACGCCAGCGGCGTCCGCACACTCGTTCAGTATGACCAATCCGGGCACATCGCCCAACAGACGGTCACGCAGGTGGATGGCTCCTACGTCCAGTCCAGTTACGCGGCGGATGGCGCCTTGACCGGCGAAACAGCGCGGCACGCCGACGGGTCCCGCGATATCTACAGCTACGGCATCGTTGGTAAGGACTATTCCTCGCAACACGTGGTCAACGATCCCGCAGGGCATAGCGTGCTGATCGAACGCTTTCATTCCGACGGAACGTTGGCGCTGAAGCAGACGGTCGATGTCGACGGGGCCAGGACGCTCGACAAGTATGACCAGGCCGGTCACCTCGTGCAGGAGACGGTGACACAAGGGAACGGGTCCTATCTTCAATCCAGCTACGCGCCAGACGGCGCCCTGATCTCCCAAACGACCCGCCATGCTGACGGCAGCCGGGACGTCGATACTTTTGGCATCGCGGGCCAGGCCTATTCGGCACGCCACGACGTTTTCGATGCGGCAGGGCACAGGCTTGCGACCACCTTCGACAACCATGATGGCTCGCATACCATGACGGCCTATGCGTCCGGCGTCACGCTGACCTCAACGGCCGCAAGCGACATCATGAACAGCGCGGGCGGCGACACGTTTGTCTTCAAGGAGGCGGCCGGACACGACGTGATCCACGGTTTCAACGCCGGGGTTTCCGCGGGTCACGACGTCATCCAGATCGACTCGACGATCGCTGCCGACATCGCGCATCTTTCCATCCATGTCGTCGGACACGACACGGTCATTGATCTCGGTCATGATGCATCCATCACGCTGACCGGCGTGACGTCCCTGACCGCGGGTCATCTGCTCTTCATCTGA
- a CDS encoding endo-1,4-beta-xylanase yields the protein MQQWSRRNALALIAGASVASYEKQVFAAQPTQSLGAIAARNGIVFGAAAGPVIDKDQAYRELYQTQTRIVTTDIAMKMGTIAPQPGPKRFESADRLLQFCAANNIPMRGHCLIWNEWVPQWVRNMSATEREKFFDSYIEEVAARYVGKLHSWDVVNEPFWPGHKAPGGYRLGPWYDTFGTGYVRRAFERVAMVDRKTKLVLNEAQSERDDEVGLTVRKGLLQLVDELKHAGVPLHAVGLQSHLQPRYPHDPGRFSEFLHALAERGVDIYLTEFDVRDDTFPDDVAARDAMIAETAEKYLNNALRVSAVKVVIAWELADNYSFYTDAAKKKDPLAQRLPRPLPFDSSMQKKPLWFAMARAFENTRKS from the coding sequence ATGCAGCAGTGGTCGAGGCGAAATGCGCTCGCTCTTATCGCAGGAGCGAGTGTTGCGTCTTACGAGAAGCAAGTATTCGCCGCACAGCCCACGCAGAGTCTCGGCGCCATTGCGGCTCGTAACGGGATCGTGTTCGGCGCGGCGGCAGGTCCTGTCATCGACAAGGATCAAGCCTATCGCGAGCTCTATCAGACGCAGACGCGCATCGTCACGACTGATATTGCGATGAAGATGGGAACCATCGCGCCGCAGCCGGGTCCGAAGCGGTTCGAGAGCGCGGACCGTCTGCTGCAATTCTGTGCAGCCAACAACATTCCGATGCGCGGCCATTGCCTGATCTGGAACGAATGGGTTCCGCAATGGGTCAGGAACATGAGCGCCACTGAGCGCGAAAAATTCTTCGATTCCTATATCGAGGAAGTAGCTGCCCGTTATGTCGGCAAGCTGCATTCCTGGGATGTCGTCAACGAGCCGTTCTGGCCCGGGCACAAGGCGCCCGGTGGTTACCGGCTCGGTCCATGGTACGACACGTTCGGCACGGGATACGTCCGCCGCGCCTTTGAGCGCGTTGCGATGGTCGATCGGAAGACCAAACTGGTTCTCAACGAGGCGCAGAGCGAGCGCGACGATGAGGTCGGCCTCACGGTGCGCAAGGGATTGCTGCAATTGGTTGACGAATTGAAGCATGCCGGCGTGCCGCTGCATGCCGTCGGCCTGCAAAGTCACCTGCAGCCTCGTTACCCGCACGACCCCGGACGCTTCTCTGAGTTCCTTCACGCGCTCGCCGAACGTGGCGTCGATATTTATCTGACCGAGTTCGACGTGCGCGATGATACGTTTCCGGATGACGTCGCGGCACGCGATGCGATGATCGCCGAGACGGCTGAGAAGTACCTGAACAACGCGCTGCGCGTTTCGGCGGTCAAGGTGGTGATCGCGTGGGAACTCGCCGACAACTACTCGTTCTATACCGATGCGGCGAAGAAGAAGGATCCGCTCGCGCAGCGGCTGCCTCGGCCCTTGCCGTTCGATTCATCGATGCAGAAGAAGCCGCTCTGGTTCGCGATGGCGCGTGCGTTCGAGAATACCCGGAAGTCGTAG
- a CDS encoding WecB/TagA/CpsF family glycosyltransferase, with protein MSEPPISLQPSLTVDGIAINVPSLPAAVSSIVSAAQHGDNFSVCTLNLDHVVQLQQHANFRAAYRRARFVTADGFPIVVLSRLMGTRIERTTGADLVEPVCAEARKKGLSVFLLGANDLTLNVTARRLSERFRGLQIAGCLAPGPGFDPYSSEADIAIERIRDSGARLCFVALGAPRQELFAARCLDELNGTGVLCIGAALDFIAGTQSRAPSIARRTGMEWAWRMLREPRRLGPRYVRCMSVVPRLVARTIPQIVQARMRKAA; from the coding sequence ATGTCGGAACCGCCAATATCGTTGCAGCCGAGTCTCACCGTCGACGGAATCGCCATCAATGTTCCATCGCTTCCGGCGGCGGTCTCGTCGATCGTGTCGGCCGCGCAACATGGCGACAACTTCAGTGTCTGCACACTCAATCTCGATCACGTTGTCCAGTTGCAGCAACACGCGAACTTTCGCGCCGCCTATCGCCGCGCCCGATTTGTCACAGCCGACGGGTTCCCGATCGTCGTGCTGAGCCGTCTCATGGGAACGCGAATCGAGCGGACGACCGGCGCCGATCTCGTCGAACCGGTCTGCGCGGAAGCGCGAAAGAAAGGCCTCTCGGTCTTTCTGTTGGGCGCGAACGATCTCACGCTGAACGTGACGGCGCGCCGTTTGTCGGAACGCTTCAGGGGATTGCAGATCGCGGGATGTCTTGCGCCGGGACCGGGGTTCGATCCCTATTCCAGCGAAGCCGATATCGCGATCGAGCGCATTCGCGACTCGGGCGCCAGGCTCTGCTTCGTCGCACTCGGCGCGCCACGGCAGGAACTGTTCGCGGCGCGATGCCTCGACGAATTGAACGGAACCGGCGTGTTATGCATCGGGGCCGCGCTTGATTTCATCGCCGGCACGCAGAGCCGCGCGCCGTCCATCGCGCGCAGAACCGGCATGGAGTGGGCGTGGCGCATGCTGCGCGAGCCACGGCGGCTCGGTCCCCGCTATGTCAGATGCATGAGTGTTGTTCCGCGTCTCGTTGCGCGAACCATTCCGCAAATCGTCCAGGCACGCATGAGGAAAGCCGCATGA
- a CDS encoding glycosyltransferase family 4 protein, which yields MRADLPPRRRPIEGAGLNILLLTSEFAPAMGGIGTYAREIAAAASRLGAKVTVVAPDYARPTHDDRSLPFEVVRFRGGLHSMRGLPRKIMLTRRGVRSDRYDVVHAADWPFFIPLALSRWRTPARVLMTVHGTEINETQTPLKRMAIRGAGVFGPRTEVVANSRFTETLFRERFAVDPARISAINLGVSEFWFGAQRKRREIRLAHRLPEDRLVMATVARITRRKGHHLTLAALSQLPDNLRQRITWLVIGPDGEADYVGELRKAASQVACDIRFLGPQTNEAIRDLYAASDFFCLTGLPDTSGRVEGFGLVYLEAGAAGLPSIATDIGGVPDAVLADETGILVPPSVESISQAIAEMAADRGLRAILAAGASAHARALSWERCAATTYGLAYSGKRTSADRSIGITA from the coding sequence ATGCGCGCGGACTTGCCGCCGCGGCGCCGACCTATTGAGGGCGCCGGGTTGAACATCCTCCTGTTGACCAGCGAGTTCGCTCCCGCGATGGGAGGCATCGGGACCTACGCCCGCGAAATCGCGGCAGCCGCCAGCCGGCTTGGCGCAAAAGTCACCGTGGTGGCGCCCGACTACGCGCGGCCGACCCACGACGACCGGTCGCTGCCCTTCGAAGTCGTTCGGTTTCGCGGCGGCCTCCACTCGATGCGCGGCCTTCCGCGCAAGATCATGCTGACGCGACGCGGCGTCCGCAGCGATCGATACGATGTGGTCCATGCCGCCGACTGGCCGTTCTTCATTCCGCTCGCGCTCTCCAGATGGCGAACGCCGGCGCGCGTATTGATGACGGTGCATGGCACCGAGATCAACGAAACGCAGACGCCGCTGAAGCGCATGGCGATCCGCGGCGCCGGCGTGTTCGGGCCGCGCACGGAGGTCGTCGCCAACAGCCGCTTCACCGAGACGCTGTTCCGCGAACGCTTCGCCGTCGATCCCGCCAGGATCAGCGCGATCAATCTCGGCGTATCGGAATTCTGGTTCGGCGCGCAACGAAAACGACGAGAGATTCGCCTGGCCCATCGCCTGCCGGAAGACCGGCTGGTGATGGCGACGGTCGCGCGGATCACGCGCCGCAAGGGACATCATCTGACGCTCGCCGCATTGTCCCAGCTTCCGGACAATCTGCGCCAGCGCATCACGTGGCTCGTGATCGGCCCCGACGGCGAAGCCGATTATGTCGGCGAGTTGCGGAAGGCCGCCAGTCAGGTAGCCTGCGACATTCGGTTCCTCGGCCCGCAGACGAACGAGGCAATCCGCGATCTCTACGCGGCCTCGGATTTCTTCTGCCTGACGGGATTGCCGGACACGAGTGGCCGGGTGGAGGGATTTGGACTGGTCTATCTCGAGGCCGGAGCCGCCGGCCTGCCGAGCATTGCGACCGATATCGGCGGGGTGCCTGACGCCGTGCTCGCCGACGAAACCGGAATTCTCGTCCCGCCATCGGTGGAGAGCATATCGCAGGCGATCGCGGAGATGGCCGCAGATCGCGGCCTGCGCGCCATCCTCGCGGCTGGCGCATCCGCCCATGCCCGCGCCCTTTCATGGGAACGCTGTGCGGCGACAACCTATGGCCTGGCCTATTCGGGCAAGCGGACATCCGCGGACCGCAGCATCGGAATAACGGCATGA
- a CDS encoding SDR family NAD(P)-dependent oxidoreductase: protein MAKRNATAAIIGAGDFIGAEIAKKFAAEGFMIFAGRRNGDKLAPLVNEIQASGGKIFARSLDARKEEEITAFLGDADKEAPLEVCIFNVGANVNFPILDTTERVFRKVWEMACYSGFLAGREAARLMLPRGQGNIFFTGATASLRGGRGYAAFASAKFGLRAVAQAMARELWPQNIHVGHLIIDSGVDTEWVRQRRIEALGPDALKDPDALMPPASVADAYWRLYEQPRSAWTFEMEIRPFKETW, encoded by the coding sequence GTGGCCAAGAGAAATGCGACCGCGGCGATCATCGGTGCGGGAGACTTTATCGGCGCCGAGATCGCCAAGAAATTCGCCGCCGAGGGTTTTATGATCTTCGCCGGGCGCCGCAACGGCGACAAGCTCGCCCCGCTGGTAAACGAAATTCAGGCCAGCGGCGGCAAGATCTTTGCGCGTTCGCTCGATGCCCGCAAGGAGGAGGAGATCACGGCGTTCCTTGGCGATGCCGACAAGGAAGCGCCGCTCGAGGTCTGCATCTTCAATGTCGGCGCCAACGTTAATTTCCCGATCCTCGATACCACCGAGCGGGTGTTCCGCAAGGTCTGGGAAATGGCCTGCTACTCGGGCTTCCTGGCCGGCCGCGAGGCCGCGCGCCTGATGCTGCCGCGCGGCCAGGGCAACATCTTCTTCACCGGCGCCACCGCCAGCCTGCGGGGCGGACGCGGCTATGCGGCCTTTGCCAGCGCCAAGTTCGGGCTGCGCGCGGTGGCGCAAGCCATGGCGCGCGAGCTCTGGCCGCAGAACATCCATGTCGGCCACCTGATCATCGATTCCGGCGTCGACACCGAATGGGTTCGCCAAAGGCGGATCGAGGCGCTCGGCCCGGACGCGCTGAAAGATCCCGACGCCCTCATGCCGCCTGCGTCGGTCGCGGACGCCTACTGGCGGCTCTACGAGCAGCCGCGCAGCGCCTGGACGTTCGAAATGGAGATCCGGCCTTTCAAGGAGACGTGGTGA